One stretch of Rhinatrema bivittatum chromosome 8, aRhiBiv1.1, whole genome shotgun sequence DNA includes these proteins:
- the ROM1 gene encoding LOW QUALITY PROTEIN: rod outer segment membrane protein 1 (The sequence of the model RefSeq protein was modified relative to this genomic sequence to represent the inferred CDS: inserted 2 bases in 1 codon) yields the protein MVLLKAKFPFQKRVKLAQTLWLISWVAVLAGCLAFSMGIFLKVQLGRHNELMDNSHIHAVPNMVIAVGLASILISLYVGKISQDSLDITRFPRWNSVMIPFFFISFLFTFLMLVAIFLSCVMKGSLEDSLRIGLKNGIRFYKDTDTPGRCYQKRTLDKLQMEFQCCGNNHYKDWFEVQWISNRYLDFSSKEVKDIKSNVDGRYLMDSVPFSCCNPSXPRPCIQMQITNNSAHYSYNYQTDELNIWIQGCREALMSYYMGIMATNGVAIALTFILQVSMLVSLRYLQTAMEGVVGQENVECDTEGYLLERGLKDTFKCTMERTKALFKSNQVETAGSTEEAVPSSGSKLDILPLVRTVHETREFSMLRLLLILTFKLFRSQDLYYFLRTGLN from the exons ATGGTTCTCTTGAAAGCCAAGTTCCCCTTTCAGAAGAGGGTGAAGTTAGCCCAAACACTGTGGCTAATTTCCTGGGTGGCAGTTCTTGCTGGGTGTCTTGCGTTCAGCATGGGGATCTTTCTGAAGGTGCAGCTAGGCAGGCATAATGAGTTGATGGACAATTCTCATATCCACGCTGTGCCCAATATGGTTATTGCTGTAGGGCTGGCATCCATTCTGATTAGCCTGTATGTGGGGAAAATCAGTCAGGACTCCCTGGACATCACCCGCTTCCCACGCTGGAACTCAGTAATGATCCCCTTCTTCTTCATCTCATTCCTCTTCACCTTTCTCATGCTGGTGGCCATCTTCCTGTCCTGTGTAATGAAAGGGAGCCTGGAGGATTCCCTGAGGATCGGACTAAAGAACGGAATCCGCTTTTACAAAGACACAGACACACCTGGCCGTTGCTACCAGAAAAGGACCCTGGACAAGCTACAAATGGAGTTCCAGTGCTGTGGCAACAACCATTACAAAGACTGGTTTGAGGTGCAATGGATCAGTAACAGATACCTGGACTTCAGTTCCAAGGAAGTGAAAGA CATCAAGAGCAATGTGGACGGCAGATACCTGATGGACAGCGTCCCCTTCAGCTGCTGCAATCCCAG TCCCCGGCCCTGCATCCAGATGCAGATTACCAACAACTCGGCCCACTACAGCTACAACTACCAAACTGATGAGCTGAACATCTGGATTCAGGGCTGCAGGGAGGCCTTAATGAGCTATTACATGGGGATTATGGCGACAAATGGGGTAGCCATAGCCTTGACTTTCATCCTACAG GTGTCGATGCTGGTGAGCCTGAGGTACCTTCAGACAGCCATGGAAGGAGTAGTGGGCCAAGAGAATGTGGAGTGTGACACGGAGGGCTACCTTCTGGAGAGAGGGCTGAAGGACACTTTTAAATGCACCATGGAACGAACCAAAGCGCTCTTCAAATCCAATCAGGTGGAAACCGCAGGAAGCACTGAAGAAGCAGTCCCCAGTTCCGGAAGCAAGTTAGACATCCTCCCACTCGTCAGGACAGTCCATGAAACCAGAGAATTCTCCATGCTAAGACTTTTGCTCATCCTTACTTTCAAGCTCTTCAGAAGCCAGGACCTCTATTACTTTCTAAGAACTGGACTCAATTAG